One segment of Deltaproteobacteria bacterium DNA contains the following:
- a CDS encoding MFS transporter produces MSIPYNTRTKLLWVAILYFAEGFPFGLLFDAFPVYFRTQNVSLTDIGLLSLAGLPWTLKFLWAPLVDTWGKRKTWVAVCQALLAIDLTLFLVLQPTQTSVTLWLLLVALAVFSATQDIAIDAYTIEVLDKDEVGPANGIRVSAYRVALIGAGGVFVAIAGLIGWQFAFTAAAVLLAFFAVLTTRAPETAVVRLTRESWQATLRQAIIGPFRSFWQRSGVLYVMLFVLTFKLGDMALGPMVRPFWVDRNFTPLQIGAVPGTIGVVCTITGALLGGNLAKSWGLFKALWVLGIAQAVSNLAYAAAAALPPSNALMYGASMIESFCGGLGTAPFLAFMMRICDKTQAATQYALLSALFGLTRSLSGAVSGVITQNVGYATYFIFTFFLAWPAFLLLPWVKRWSETKGDTRGE; encoded by the coding sequence ATGTCGATTCCCTACAATACTCGCACCAAACTCCTGTGGGTCGCGATCCTCTATTTCGCCGAAGGGTTTCCTTTCGGGCTGCTGTTCGACGCCTTTCCGGTGTATTTCCGTACCCAAAACGTGAGCCTGACGGACATCGGACTGCTCAGTCTTGCCGGCCTGCCCTGGACGCTCAAGTTTCTTTGGGCGCCGCTCGTCGACACCTGGGGAAAACGCAAAACTTGGGTGGCGGTCTGCCAAGCGCTGCTTGCCATCGACCTAACGCTCTTCCTCGTGCTGCAACCGACCCAAACTAGCGTGACCTTATGGCTGCTGCTGGTCGCGCTGGCGGTATTTTCAGCAACGCAAGACATTGCCATCGACGCCTACACGATCGAAGTGCTCGACAAGGATGAAGTCGGGCCGGCCAATGGCATTCGCGTGAGCGCCTACCGGGTGGCGCTGATCGGGGCCGGGGGCGTGTTTGTCGCCATCGCTGGTCTCATTGGCTGGCAATTCGCTTTTACCGCAGCGGCGGTTTTGCTGGCATTCTTTGCGGTGTTGACGACTCGTGCCCCGGAGACTGCCGTCGTGCGTCTCACCCGCGAGAGTTGGCAAGCAACACTTCGTCAAGCCATAATCGGCCCGTTTCGGAGTTTCTGGCAACGGTCGGGCGTGCTCTACGTGATGTTGTTCGTGCTCACCTTCAAGTTGGGCGACATGGCGCTCGGGCCGATGGTCCGGCCTTTCTGGGTGGACCGCAACTTCACGCCGCTGCAAATCGGCGCTGTTCCCGGAACGATTGGCGTGGTGTGCACGATTACCGGCGCGTTGCTGGGAGGGAATCTCGCCAAAAGTTGGGGGCTGTTCAAAGCCTTGTGGGTCTTGGGCATTGCTCAAGCGGTGTCCAACCTCGCCTACGCCGCCGCAGCGGCGTTGCCGCCTTCCAATGCGCTGATGTACGGCGCGTCGATGATCGAGTCGTTCTGTGGCGGACTCGGCACGGCCCCGTTTCTCGCCTTCATGATGCGCATTTGCGACAAGACCCAGGCGGCAACGCAGTATGCTCTGCTCAGCGCGCTCTTCGGTCTGACTCGTTCGCTTTCTGGAGCAGTATCTGGGGTGATTACGCAAAACGTTGGTTACGCGACTTATTTCATTTTCACCTTCTTTTTGGCGTGGCCGGCGTTCCTCCTGTTACCGTGGGTGAAACGCTGGAGCGAGACAAAAGGAGACACGCGGGGAGAGTAG
- the radC gene encoding DNA repair protein RadC, with amino-acid sequence MSQTIKDWPEADRPREKLLDKGSAALSGTELLAIILRTGDASSGKSALDHGRDLMQLFGESLRKLGEATVQELCAIKGIGPAKAAQIKAAIEIGKRFAQESVNEGELFRSSAEVFQFYREQLGGLKKEEFHVLLLDAKNRKIKDVRISEGSLTSSLVHPREVFNPIIRESAAAVIFIHNHPSGDPSPSQEDLQVTRRLREIGEVMGVRVLDHIIVGKGKYVSFVDDGYWEK; translated from the coding sequence ATGAGCCAGACTATAAAAGATTGGCCTGAGGCGGATCGACCACGAGAGAAACTACTGGACAAGGGATCGGCAGCGCTGTCGGGGACGGAACTGTTAGCGATCATTCTGCGTACCGGCGACGCGAGTTCCGGCAAGAGTGCGTTGGATCACGGGCGTGACCTCATGCAGCTTTTCGGCGAATCGCTGAGAAAGCTGGGCGAGGCCACCGTGCAAGAGCTGTGCGCGATCAAAGGGATCGGGCCGGCGAAAGCGGCACAAATCAAAGCTGCAATAGAGATCGGCAAACGCTTCGCGCAAGAATCCGTCAATGAGGGGGAACTCTTCCGCTCTAGCGCGGAGGTGTTCCAATTCTACCGTGAGCAGCTTGGCGGTCTAAAAAAAGAGGAGTTTCACGTCTTGCTGCTCGATGCCAAGAACCGCAAGATCAAAGACGTGCGCATCTCCGAGGGCTCGCTGACTTCTTCCCTGGTCCACCCGCGCGAGGTGTTCAACCCGATCATTCGTGAGTCCGCCGCCGCCGTTATTTTCATCCATAATCATCCGAGCGGCGATCCGTCCCCCAGCCAAGAAGATCTGCAGGTCACGCGTCGGCTGCGAGAAATCGGCGAGGTCATGGGCGTGCGGGTGCTGGATCACATCATTGTCGGCAAGGGGAAATATGTCAGTTTCGTCGATGACGGATATTGGGAGAAATAA
- a CDS encoding PIN domain-containing protein: MRKNPLLVDTDILISYLNLRQHRFYLESPNFQVHYSAVTKKELLAKQGLSGRERQAIFSLLKRYRQIPVTPAIADRYAELQRRYPTLEREDALIAASAIVRRLPLLTGNIKHFRIVKDLSLLP; encoded by the coding sequence GTGAGAAAAAATCCCCTCCTCGTTGATACCGATATTCTCATTTCCTACCTGAACCTCAGGCAACATCGTTTCTATCTGGAAAGTCCAAACTTCCAGGTTCACTATTCCGCCGTTACGAAGAAGGAACTGCTCGCCAAGCAAGGACTTTCTGGACGAGAGCGACAGGCGATCTTCTCTCTCCTCAAACGTTATCGCCAGATTCCTGTTACGCCAGCTATTGCTGACCGGTATGCAGAACTTCAGCGTCGGTATCCAACACTGGAACGTGAAGACGCGCTGATTGCTGCCTCCGCTATCGTTCGCCGCCTGCCCCTTCTGACCGGAAATATAAAGCATTTCCGCATCGTCAAGGATCTCAGCCTTCTTCCATAA
- the ggt gene encoding gamma-glutamyltransferase, whose amino-acid sequence MTRQVRLPLFLFHVFFLFALALPARAAEVQDLAKYGPFVATGKQGMVVTAGDQASAAGIEMLKKGGNAVDAAVAASFAVSVLRPQSTGIGGGGFFLLYLANKQETVAVDFRERAPLAATHDMFIRDGKAVPELSRTGPLAVAVPGLVAGLTEIQKKYGTLPLKEVMAPAIQLADDGFPIYPQLAGAITYRAKLLGDSPATKAIYFREDQPLHEGESLVQKDLAQTLREIAQSGKDAFYTGRVADALVTEMKARGGLMTQADLDAYKVLYRTPLVSDFQGVQIHSMPPPSSGGVLISQMLNVLSGFPLAEFGFSTPKTIHVMTETLRLAFRDRARYLGDPDFGQVPTAMLASTDYAGKLRATIDLAKVTPSESLPAVQPGKIESTSTTHISIVDKHGNAVATTQTVNLYFGSGVLVPGTGIMLNDEMDDFSAQLHRPNAFGLIGETDANAIAPRKTPLSSMSPTIVTRDGKAMLVTGSPGGSRIISATLQVLLNVIAHRMSLPEALFAPRIHHQWFPDELLVEAKKDSKPEGLVAALQQLGHKVTLVEDTGDGRTPFGNVQAVHVDISSGVITGVSDPRGEGRPHGF is encoded by the coding sequence ATGACACGACAGGTCCGCCTTCCCCTCTTCCTCTTTCACGTCTTCTTTCTGTTCGCCCTTGCGCTTCCGGCGAGAGCTGCGGAGGTGCAAGACCTGGCGAAATACGGCCCTTTTGTCGCTACGGGAAAGCAGGGCATGGTCGTGACCGCCGGGGATCAAGCCAGCGCGGCGGGCATCGAGATGCTGAAAAAAGGCGGCAACGCCGTGGATGCAGCCGTGGCTGCCTCGTTCGCCGTCAGCGTGTTGCGACCGCAATCGACCGGGATTGGCGGTGGTGGCTTCTTTTTGCTGTATCTCGCGAATAAGCAAGAAACCGTTGCGGTCGATTTTCGCGAACGTGCGCCGCTGGCCGCGACCCACGACATGTTTATCCGCGATGGGAAGGCTGTCCCTGAGTTGAGTCGGACTGGCCCGCTGGCGGTCGCTGTACCAGGGCTGGTGGCCGGTTTGACGGAAATACAGAAAAAGTACGGCACGCTGCCGCTCAAGGAAGTCATGGCTCCGGCCATCCAATTAGCCGACGACGGGTTCCCTATTTATCCGCAATTGGCGGGGGCGATCACGTATCGCGCGAAACTCTTGGGTGATTCTCCTGCGACCAAAGCGATCTATTTTCGCGAGGACCAGCCGCTGCACGAAGGAGAATCGCTGGTCCAGAAAGACTTGGCGCAGACGCTGCGAGAGATCGCGCAATCGGGAAAGGACGCCTTTTATACCGGTCGTGTCGCTGACGCCCTGGTCACGGAGATGAAAGCCAGAGGCGGTCTGATGACACAGGCAGATCTCGACGCCTATAAAGTGCTGTACCGCACGCCTTTGGTAAGCGATTTTCAGGGCGTGCAAATTCATTCCATGCCCCCGCCCAGCTCTGGCGGCGTGCTCATCTCGCAGATGTTGAACGTGCTGTCCGGGTTTCCTTTGGCCGAGTTCGGGTTCTCCACCCCGAAAACGATTCACGTGATGACGGAGACCCTGCGCCTCGCGTTTCGCGACCGTGCGCGTTATCTGGGAGACCCGGACTTCGGGCAAGTGCCGACCGCCATGTTGGCTTCCACCGACTATGCGGGAAAATTGCGGGCGACCATCGACCTTGCCAAAGTGACCCCTAGCGAATCTCTTCCCGCCGTCCAGCCAGGAAAGATCGAATCCACCAGCACCACGCATATCTCCATTGTCGATAAGCACGGCAATGCTGTGGCGACAACGCAGACCGTGAACCTCTATTTCGGCAGCGGCGTGTTAGTGCCGGGCACCGGCATCATGCTCAACGACGAGATGGACGATTTCAGCGCGCAGCTCCACCGGCCGAATGCGTTCGGTTTAATCGGCGAGACCGATGCCAATGCCATCGCCCCGCGCAAGACGCCGCTCAGCAGCATGAGCCCCACCATTGTCACCCGCGACGGGAAGGCGATGCTGGTAACCGGCAGTCCGGGCGGGTCGCGGATCATCAGCGCCACGTTGCAAGTGCTGTTGAATGTGATCGCGCACCGCATGTCCCTCCCGGAAGCGCTCTTTGCCCCGCGCATCCATCATCAATGGTTTCCCGACGAGCTGCTGGTCGAGGCCAAGAAAGACAGCAAACCGGAAGGATTAGTGGCAGCCCTTCAGCAGCTTGGTCATAAGGTCACGCTCGTCGAGGATACGGGCGACGGGCGCACGCCGTTCGGGAATGTGCAAGCCGTGCACGTTGATATATCTTCGGGCGTCATCACTGGAGTCTCCGATCCCCGCGGAGAAGGGCGACCCCACGGGTTTTAG
- a CDS encoding single-stranded DNA-binding protein, with protein MASVNKVILVGNLGKDPEVRYTPGGQAVAKFPVATTDNWTDQGGQRQEKTEWHNVVVWGKQAENCGQYLAKGRQVYLEGSIRSRSYDDRDGNKRYITEVVAQRVQFLGGGGGGRGAQQEGGPSGGSDDFGGSPIPEDDVPF; from the coding sequence ATGGCCTCTGTCAATAAAGTCATTCTCGTTGGTAACTTAGGAAAAGACCCGGAAGTGCGCTACACGCCAGGCGGACAAGCGGTGGCCAAGTTCCCCGTCGCCACGACTGACAACTGGACGGATCAGGGTGGGCAGCGGCAGGAAAAAACCGAATGGCACAACGTCGTTGTGTGGGGCAAGCAAGCGGAAAATTGCGGGCAATATCTCGCTAAAGGCCGTCAGGTCTACCTTGAAGGCTCCATTCGCTCACGCAGCTATGACGACCGCGACGGGAATAAGCGCTACATTACCGAAGTCGTGGCGCAACGCGTGCAGTTCCTCGGCGGTGGTGGCGGCGGACGCGGAGCCCAGCAGGAAGGCGGTCCAAGCGGTGGGTCCGATGACTTCGGTGGCAGTCCGATACCTGAAGACGACGTTCCCTTCTAA
- a CDS encoding methyltransferase — MSEALSYPTEPLELSIGSRRLSLLRVKDLERYVDREALLKDETEEPPYWAHLWTGSLTLARYVEECIDCEGAAVLDLGCGLGLSGIVAALKGGNVVFADKERDAVAFAAANARRNQCPAFMVRTLDFTTEGLDRSFSLILGAEILYDRLTFPALARFLTQHLAPNGCVLLSDARRTNTEEFYRQLDLVGLRWQREERMEREDRLPLAVSIVTIHH; from the coding sequence TTGAGTGAAGCGCTGTCCTACCCCACCGAACCGCTGGAACTCAGCATCGGCTCTCGTCGCCTTTCGTTGCTCCGCGTCAAAGACCTGGAACGGTACGTGGATCGTGAGGCGTTGCTCAAGGACGAGACCGAGGAGCCTCCCTACTGGGCGCATCTGTGGACCGGCTCGCTGACCTTGGCGCGTTACGTGGAGGAGTGCATCGACTGTGAAGGCGCTGCTGTTCTCGATCTTGGTTGTGGACTCGGTCTGAGCGGGATCGTTGCCGCGCTCAAGGGTGGCAACGTCGTGTTTGCCGACAAAGAACGCGATGCTGTCGCTTTCGCGGCGGCCAATGCGCGACGCAACCAGTGTCCGGCCTTCATGGTGCGGACGCTCGATTTTACGACGGAGGGGCTGGACAGGAGCTTTTCTCTCATTCTGGGGGCGGAAATTTTGTATGACCGTCTGACCTTTCCCGCGCTGGCGCGGTTTCTTACACAGCATCTTGCTCCCAATGGATGCGTGCTGTTGTCCGATGCGCGGCGCACCAATACCGAAGAGTTCTATCGTCAATTGGATCTCGTCGGCTTACGCTGGCAGCGGGAAGAGAGAATGGAACGAGAAGACCGCTTGCCGCTGGCGGTCAGCATCGTGACGATTCATCACTAA
- a CDS encoding dienelactone hydrolase family protein yields MNLVHTVYEPPGPGPHPTLLTLHGWGANAFDLLGLAPYLCGGKFLILCPQGPLQVPIGGSAVGYGWFPLSMGGTLDVKSVARARESVQSFLDDAQQRYPIDSKKLAVVGFSQGGVMAYSLGLGEPDRFAGLAALSSWLPRDLLNILPDVPATEQLPVLVQHGSKDQAIDVGRARQSVETLRDLRVPVTYKEYDMGHELNANSLGDLSSWLEEKVLSPIVLAS; encoded by the coding sequence ATGAATCTCGTACACACTGTTTATGAGCCGCCGGGTCCGGGGCCGCATCCGACCTTACTCACATTGCATGGCTGGGGAGCGAACGCCTTCGATCTGCTGGGGCTGGCACCGTATCTGTGCGGTGGCAAATTCCTCATCCTTTGCCCTCAAGGACCGCTCCAGGTGCCCATCGGTGGCTCGGCGGTCGGCTACGGATGGTTTCCGTTAAGTATGGGCGGGACCCTCGACGTAAAATCTGTTGCCCGAGCGCGGGAGTCGGTGCAGAGCTTTCTTGACGACGCGCAGCAGCGCTATCCGATCGACAGTAAGAAGCTGGCGGTGGTCGGCTTCAGCCAGGGCGGAGTGATGGCGTACAGCCTCGGGCTCGGGGAACCGGATCGGTTTGCCGGCTTGGCGGCGTTGAGTTCCTGGCTGCCGCGCGATTTGCTGAACATCCTTCCCGATGTGCCGGCAACCGAGCAACTGCCGGTGCTGGTGCAACACGGTAGCAAAGACCAAGCGATCGATGTCGGACGTGCGCGCCAGTCGGTCGAGACGCTCCGCGATCTGCGCGTTCCCGTCACCTATAAAGAGTACGACATGGGGCATGAGCTGAATGCCAACAGCCTGGGCGATCTGTCTTCTTGGCTCGAAGAAAAAGTGCTGTCGCCGATTGTGTTGGCATCGTAA
- a CDS encoding acyl-CoA dehydrogenase family protein has translation MAQVDYFQIEELLTEEERLVRDTARRFVDEEFLPRVKECFREGTFPQELIPRLGELGFLGLTLPTQYGCAGLNSVCYGLVSQELERGDSGLRSFASVQSSLVMYPIYTFGSEMQKNFWLPRLARAEAIGCFGLTEPDFGSNPGGMITRAKRAEGGFVLNGTKRWITNGSISDVAVVWAKLEENGKDVIRGFLVEKERPGFTRLDIEGKFSMRASITSELIFEDCWIPEENLLPNSGGIKSPLMCLTQARYGISWGATGAAIACYESALDYAKSRIMFSRPIAGYQLVQAKLVGMITEITKAQLLSLRLGRLKDAGTMRPEHVSMAKMNNVSTALQTARVARDILGGNGIIDEYPIIRHMLNLETVNTYEGTEDIHRLTIGRDITGLNAFE, from the coding sequence ATGGCCCAAGTCGATTACTTTCAAATCGAAGAATTACTGACCGAAGAAGAGCGCCTCGTACGCGATACCGCGCGGCGCTTCGTTGACGAGGAGTTCCTGCCGCGCGTGAAGGAATGTTTCCGCGAAGGTACGTTCCCGCAGGAGCTGATCCCGCGTTTGGGCGAGCTGGGGTTTTTGGGGCTAACGTTGCCGACGCAGTACGGATGCGCCGGTCTGAATAGTGTCTGTTACGGATTGGTGAGTCAGGAGCTGGAACGAGGAGATAGCGGCCTGCGTTCGTTTGCCAGCGTGCAGTCGTCGCTGGTGATGTATCCGATCTACACCTTCGGTTCGGAGATGCAGAAAAATTTCTGGTTGCCGCGTCTGGCACGGGCGGAAGCCATTGGCTGCTTCGGTCTCACCGAACCAGACTTCGGCTCCAACCCTGGCGGCATGATTACTCGTGCCAAACGGGCCGAAGGTGGATTCGTGCTGAACGGCACTAAGCGCTGGATCACCAACGGCTCTATTTCTGACGTGGCTGTCGTCTGGGCCAAGTTGGAAGAAAATGGCAAGGATGTGATTCGCGGGTTTCTGGTGGAAAAAGAACGCCCGGGGTTCACGCGCCTCGATATCGAGGGAAAATTTAGCATGCGGGCCTCGATCACTTCAGAGTTGATTTTCGAGGACTGTTGGATTCCCGAAGAGAATCTCCTGCCCAATTCCGGCGGCATCAAATCGCCGCTCATGTGTCTGACGCAGGCGCGTTACGGTATTTCTTGGGGGGCGACCGGGGCCGCCATCGCCTGCTACGAAAGCGCGCTCGACTATGCGAAGAGCCGGATCATGTTCTCCCGCCCGATTGCCGGCTATCAGCTCGTGCAAGCGAAGCTCGTCGGGATGATTACCGAAATCACCAAAGCGCAGTTGCTGTCGTTGCGGCTGGGGCGATTGAAAGATGCTGGCACGATGCGGCCCGAGCACGTGAGCATGGCGAAGATGAATAACGTCTCCACCGCGCTCCAGACTGCGCGGGTGGCGCGCGATATTCTTGGCGGCAATGGCATCATCGACGAGTATCCCATCATCCGCCACATGCTGAACCTGGAAACCGTCAACACCTACGAAGGCACGGAAGACATCCATCGCCTGACCATCGGGCGCGATATTACAGGACTCAACGCGTTTGAGTGA
- a CDS encoding MaoC family dehydratase N-terminal domain-containing protein, which produces MKLNRNLIGKQYPPQDYGVTAEATMRYALAYNDDNPWFLDTGRPGGIIAPPMFGVVMGWMPIMLVMTDSELGADLLRLLHSEQEMFFYKPVVPGDIVTSTATILSMEEKATGETVVVEVVSATQDREPVQRMLFTAFIRGGGRRERKSEDISREERPEGEPLLRVAQTIDADQTYRYAQASGDYNPIHTDEAVAKMAGLPGIVVHGLCTLAFTSKVIIDQCCAGDPRRLKRLRARFLRPVLPGQTIATAVWARPDRDGVNVYAYETDNPEGKAVITDGRAEVAAA; this is translated from the coding sequence ATGAAACTCAACCGCAACTTGATCGGTAAACAGTATCCTCCTCAGGACTATGGCGTCACGGCGGAAGCGACCATGCGCTACGCCCTCGCTTATAACGACGATAATCCCTGGTTTCTCGATACCGGTCGCCCGGGTGGGATCATAGCGCCACCGATGTTTGGCGTGGTTATGGGATGGATGCCGATCATGCTAGTCATGACCGACTCGGAGCTGGGAGCCGACCTGCTGCGCTTGCTGCATAGCGAGCAGGAAATGTTTTTCTATAAGCCTGTCGTACCGGGGGACATCGTGACCAGCACGGCGACGATTCTCTCTATGGAAGAAAAAGCCACCGGAGAGACCGTGGTCGTCGAGGTGGTGTCCGCCACGCAAGATCGAGAGCCGGTGCAGCGCATGCTCTTTACCGCCTTTATTCGCGGGGGCGGAAGAAGAGAACGCAAGAGTGAGGACATTTCCCGAGAGGAGAGGCCGGAAGGGGAACCTCTCCTTCGTGTTGCGCAGACCATTGACGCCGACCAGACTTATCGATACGCGCAGGCTTCAGGCGATTACAACCCGATTCATACCGATGAAGCGGTTGCCAAGATGGCCGGCTTGCCGGGCATCGTCGTGCATGGACTCTGCACCCTGGCATTTACCTCGAAAGTGATCATCGACCAGTGCTGCGCGGGTGACCCACGTCGGCTCAAGCGGTTGCGCGCCCGCTTCCTGCGCCCGGTGTTGCCGGGGCAGACTATCGCCACCGCAGTCTGGGCTCGGCCAGACCGCGACGGCGTGAACGTGTACGCCTATGAGACGGACAATCCCGAGGGGAAAGCGGTCATTACCGACGGACGAGCAGAGGTCGCGGCGGCTTAG
- a CDS encoding endonuclease III: MVTNHTIDVVFDILRHAAPEWSAPVVTQMASLSRDPYLVLIACLLSLRTKDETTGPAARRLFALADTPEAMLTLTSAQIEKAIYPVGFYKTKTQTVLEISRLLVEQHDSRVPDEIDELVQFKGVGRKTANLVVTLGYRKPGICVDTHVHRISNRWGYVTTKTPEETEMALRKKLPPPHWIEINDLLVAMGQTICHPTSPKCSLCPIEKHCAKIGVTRSR, encoded by the coding sequence ATGGTCACTAACCACACGATTGACGTCGTCTTCGACATTCTCCGCCACGCCGCGCCGGAGTGGTCCGCGCCGGTGGTCACGCAAATGGCTTCGCTTTCGCGCGACCCTTATCTCGTGTTGATTGCCTGTCTGCTCAGCTTGCGCACCAAGGATGAAACCACCGGTCCGGCAGCCCGGCGGCTGTTTGCTTTGGCAGATACGCCAGAAGCCATGCTGACCCTGACCTCGGCGCAGATTGAGAAAGCCATCTATCCGGTTGGATTCTACAAAACGAAAACGCAGACCGTGTTGGAGATCTCGCGCCTTTTGGTCGAGCAGCATGACAGCCGCGTGCCGGACGAGATTGACGAGCTCGTGCAGTTCAAAGGCGTCGGTCGCAAGACGGCGAATCTCGTGGTCACGCTTGGCTATCGCAAGCCGGGAATCTGCGTGGACACGCACGTACACCGGATTTCCAACCGCTGGGGCTACGTGACGACCAAGACCCCGGAGGAAACGGAAATGGCGCTACGCAAGAAACTGCCGCCACCGCACTGGATCGAGATTAACGATCTGCTGGTCGCCATGGGACAGACCATTTGCCATCCCACCTCGCCGAAATGCAGCCTGTGCCCGATCGAAAAGCATTGCGCCAAGATCGGCGTTACGCGCAGCAGATGA